A segment of the Dunckerocampus dactyliophorus isolate RoL2022-P2 chromosome 19, RoL_Ddac_1.1, whole genome shotgun sequence genome:
tagtgaccgaaatgacaagatcgcgggtacaagcggccgaaatgagttttctccgtagggcgGCTAGAgttaaggtgagaagcactgtcatccgggagagactcggaggagaagcgctactcctccgcattgagaggagccagatgaggtgacttGGGCATCtcgtcaggatgcctccctggggaggtgttcagggcaagtccgaccggtaggaggcctcggggaagacccaggacacgttggggagactatgtttcccaactggcctgggaacgcctcgggatccgccgggaggagctggacgaagtggccggggagaggaaaatctgggcctccctgcttaggctgctgcccccgcgacccgatctcggataagcggtagaagatggatggatggatatgtgtatatatgtattgtatgtatatatactgtatgtgttgaacATTGCGGGAACAATAGGAGAATGTTATTTTAACGTTCGTTGTTACTTGGGAAGCCCTCTGTTTACCCTTTCACCCCGGGCTGTGAGTCAGCGATGATGTCGGCATGTGGGCGGGTCCTCTGGTCTATTTTTGGGGGTTCAGCTGTccacttcatcttcatcttcctcctcttcctcctgtttGCTTGCGCTCTTTGTCAGCTCCGTCCGGTAAGAAATCTTGTCTTACTTCATCTTTGCTAACTTGATCTTAATTATTGATCATTTCATTACTTTCATCATTTTCAAAGCAACTTATTGACAATCAAAGTTGATTAAGTGATTAAGAGATCACATTTTATTGGCCAGAACTGACACTGGGAGGAGCCTAAAGTTAGTGTTCACTTTTATCCaacttatttattaatttgtgtGTTTAACAGTGTACTGCGTTAATTTCTAAATATATtacattagtgtgtgtgtgtgtgtgtgtgcgtgtgtgcgtgtgcatgcgtcaGCTAGCTAAAGTTAAAGCAAACAGCTGCAGCTGTCGCGTTTCTTAATTTAACTCGTGACTCATCAGCCGCCATCTTGGCTCCAATGTCACTGCTTAGCGTGTTAGCGTTTTAGCACAAGATGATGATGAGATGCGTCTGGTTGCTTGCCAGCGCACTTGTGACGATGGAGACGACAGCGAAAGCAGCTGAGCTGTTGATGTCCCCCCAGCATGACGATATCACAGAAGTCGCCACCCCCTGCGACCCCATGGAGGAGTTCCGCAGGCGACTGCAAGAGATCATCAGTGCCAACGCTCAGGTTAGGATATAGCTCACCCACACCTGTTAGCATCATGTGTGTTAGCATCACCTGTGTTGCTCACTTGGCATGCTTGCATGTTATAGGCTGACGAGGAGCCACACAATGACGACAGCGTGAATGTGGAATCAGGTGAGGTCATGTGACATGTCATAACAACTTTCATATTCATCTGTTCccgggtcaaactgtggccatcctaTATTTATGTAGTGGTTACGAGTACACGTTAGTGATGTCAGTGATGTTAGTACATGTTGAAATGCAATTAGTGTTAATGTAGTGGTTCCCATAAAAAGTGTTAATGTAGTACAGTAAGTGTTAATGTGGTGGTTCGTCTAACAAGTATAAAAAGTGCTAATGCAGTGGTTCCTCTAACAAgtgaaaaaaagtgtcaatGTCGGGGTTCctgtaaaaaaatgcaataagtGTTAATGTAGTGGTTCCTCTAACAAGTGTAAATAGTGTTAATGTAGTGGTTGCTGTAAAAAATGCAACACGTGTTATATGTAGTGGTTACCATAAAAAGTGTTAATGTAGTAAGTGTTAATGTAGTGGTTTCTGTAAAAAGTGGTATCGCTCTAATGTAGTGGTTACTGAAAAAAGTGTTAATGTAGTGGTTCCTGTAAAAAATGCAATAAGTGTTAATGTAGTGGTTCCCATAAAAAGTGCTAATGTAGTAAGTGTTAATGTAGTGGTTCCCCTAACAAGAGTAAAAAGTGTTAATGTAGTGGTTCCTGTAACAAGTGATAAAAGTGTCAATGTAATGGTTCCTGTAAAAAATGCATACGTGTTAATGTAGTGGTTCCCATAAAAAGTGTTAATGTAGTTAGTGTTAAAGTAGTGGCTGatgtaaaaagtgtaaaaaaagagTGTTAATGTAGTGCTTGATGTAAAAGGTATTCAAATGTGTTTATGTAGTGGTTCCTGTAAAAAGTGTAGTGAGTGTTAATGTAGTGGTTCCTGTGAAGTGTAAAAAGTGCAgcggggtcggcaacccgcagcTCGGGAGCCACTGCAGCGACTCTTCAGCCTTGAGGCTCCCTTCGCCGAGCGCGGTGATATTTTTCAACACCGAAGTAGGGGAcgtgtgcattttttaaaaacatgtgaaatgtcaaactcaccgcaagtccgtgaacGCATCTAGACTGCCTTCTGATTGCTGACTgcttggatgagcaagggagggggAGGTCGGCTCGTGTATGCGCTGAGTCTCACTGCACGGgagagaagaaaaggtgagggagttcTGACTTGAGTCTGAAGTAAGTTCCtgagtaaaataaaactatgtaaTCAACCAGAACATAGCAATATGTGCGCTGTAGCTATGTGCTAATTGCAGAGGCAGACAGTGTGCCACGGGAGCTGACTGTCCACCCACtgcttgtgactgctgtgaggcggggcAGACGTCTCGGCAGCACCCGCGGAACAAGATGTGTTTTCACTCAATCAATCGGCCACCGCTCAGTATCGGCCGagttccgtgaaaaagcacggtgtCGGTATACAGTATGCCAATACTTGCTTTCCAACGCCGATCATCTTCGTCGATCAgttccgcccccattgcagcagccagcctatagcgaccgtcttCCGCCCACTTTGCCTTctcaaagccaaaacaaacatgtctgccgtgtgagAGTgattgcaccctgcaaaacatgccacgacaAATATCTCGCCGGGGTGGCGCCttaaagctttagtttggtgcggcatttgggtGACGGGCACTTGACAGGATGTGGTGAGTTTTTGCTGCTCGCAATGTGATCATCGGGGGACACGCGCCCGTGTCTCTAGGTCTAGGTCTAGCCCGAAAAGTGGTCGGAGTCATCGGCGGAGGACTCCGGGAAAATGGCTCTGTCGATattaaaggttgccgacccctgattcTAGTGGTTCCTGGAAAAAGTGTTGATTTAAAAGGGTAATGATGTCGTGGTTGTTGTTGCAGAGTATTCTCGGTTGGCGACCAGTCTGAGTGAGGGGGCGTGGTCTCCTGAGGACAAACTAGAACACTTGATGAGGAAACACGCTGAGCTGGTAATTTTTTACTTCTTTCATTTCTACATCATGTAAAACTTCTCacctgtgtgtctgtttgtgtgtgtagttgTTGTGTAGGCGTGGCGATGAGAAAGAGCTTGAGGTGCTACGTTACAACGTTAGCGTCCTGCAGGGCGAGCGACGGCAGCTGGAGAGATTGTGCACGGAAGTGCAACATTACTACAACACACTCAGGgtgccactcacacacacccccccccaacacacacgaCACCACCTTAGCACGCTAACAGAGCTCCCCCCAGGAGGAGGCGCTGGTGCGCTGCaaggaggatgaggagaagAGGAAGGAGATGACGAGTCACTTCCAGAAGGTTCTGAGTGAGATCCAGATGCAGATCGAGCAGCACAGCGCTCGCAACGCCAAACTGTGCGGAGAGAACGCCAACCTCAGCGACAAACTACACAAACTGCTGGAGCAGTGCGAGCGCAGGGACGAGGTAAGGTGGTGGGGTTCTTCCCGGGACCATGAAGATCATCCcagcgtgtgcgtgcgtgtgtgtgtgcagagtcTGCAGAAGATCAACCGCCATCGTGACCTCCAGCAGCAGCTGACGGAAGCCAAGCTGGAGCAGGCCAACGCGCTGCTGGCCGAGGCTCAAGAGAAACACCAGCGGGAGAAGGAATACGTGAGTGCCCCCTGCTGCCGCGTAGGCTTCACTACACCACAATCAACTTTAATGCCGCTCATGACcactgtgctgctgctgtgtctccCCCTGGTGGTCGGGCTGCGGCGGTGCACGCTGTAGCTGCTTAGCGAGGCTGTAGACAAAACCAGGAAGTGCTTCGCTATGAAGGAGCAGGAGCTGACCATGAAGAAGAAGGTAAACACCTAACGTCTCTCTGCTCTCCTCACTAGTTACTGCACCAGGCGGCTGAGTGGAAGCTACAGACGCGCACACTCAGCGAGCACGCCGCTATCACCCACGCGCAGGTGAATACTCACGAGCCCCGCCCACTGACCCGACGACACGCCCGCAAAACAGCAAAGAAAAGAAGCATACCAACCACACGTTGGCGCGTCAGACACAGCCGTCACTTGTTGACACCAGGAGACATCGTCTCATACCTTTTTGAATGGGACCAAGAACCTTCTCGAAGCTGATAAATGTCTTTGTCCTTGTCCCTGTCCTTGTCCTCTTCCAGTTGGCCCTCTACTCCAAAAAGTTTGACGAGTTCCAGACCACGTTGGCGAAGAGCAACGAGATCTATGCTCGCTTCAAGCAGGAGATGGACAACGTAGGGCCGTCCTCtactttgtgtcctcctgtcctgtCCTTCGTGTTGACATTTCGTCTTCCTGTCTCAGATGTCtgagaagatgaagaagatggaGAAAGAGTCCAACGTGTGGAAGTTGAGGTTTGAGAACTGCAACAAGGCTCTGACGGACCTGATTGAAGAGGTGAGTCAAATGACCTCACCTTAGCACATTAGCACGTTAGCATCATGAAGTAGGAGACAAGCTAGCACATGCttttaggacatacagtaggtcCTAGCAACACAACTTCATCAAGTCACCCGCTCTCCTCTTCTTGTTCCTCTTCCATTTCCTATTCCTCTTCCCCTTCCTGTTCCTGTGCCTGTTCCTGTTCGACTTCCTGTTTTTCTCTTCCTGTTCCTCTTCCCCTTCCTGTGCCTGTTCCTGTTCGACTTCCTGTTTTTCTCTTCCTGTTCCTCCTCCACTTTCTGTGCCACTTCCATTCACTGTTCCTGTTTctgttccacttcctgttcctcttCCCCACGCTGTTCCTGTTTctgttccacttcctgttcctcttTCCCATCCTGTTCCTGTTTCTGTTCCACTTCTTGTttctcttccacttcctgttgctGTTCATCCAGAGAAGCGAGAAGGGGAAAGAGTACGACGTATTCGTCCTGAAGATACACAAGTTGGAGAAGTTGTGTCGTGCTCTTCAGGAGGAGAGGAAAGTTCTCTACGCTAAGATCAAAGAGGTCCGCCAAGCTAACAACGACCTCTCCTCAAATGTCATGACCGCGTGCGACCTGGACGGAACCGGACCCGCCGCGGTGACACCCGAGGTGGAACTGACAGAGGACATGGAGCGTCTGAGAACGGAGCAAGCCAAGCTGCAGGAATTTGCCGACGCCTTGATGGTGTCCCACAGCGCCGACCGAGAGGACGAAGACGACAATTTGGACCTGGACCAAGACATTGTAGCCTCCGCCTTCACCCACTTCAGTAGCAAAAGTCACCACCAAGATGATGA
Coding sequences within it:
- the txlnba gene encoding beta-taxilin; this encodes METTAKAAELLMSPQHDDITEVATPCDPMEEFRRRLQEIISANAQADEEPHNDDSVNVESEYSRLATSLSEGAWSPEDKLEHLMRKHAELLLCRRGDEKELEVLRYNVSVLQGERRQLERLCTEVQHYYNTLREEALVRCKEDEEKRKEMTSHFQKVLSEIQMQIEQHSARNAKLCGENANLSDKLHKLLEQCERRDESLQKINRHRDLQQQLTEAKLEQANALLAEAQEKHQREKEYLLSEAVDKTRKCFAMKEQELTMKKKLALYSKKFDEFQTTLAKSNEIYARFKQEMDNMSEKMKKMEKESNVWKLRFENCNKALTDLIEERSEKGKEYDVFVLKIHKLEKLCRALQEERKVLYAKIKEVRQANNDLSSNVMTACDLDGTGPAAVTPEVELTEDMERLRTEQAKLQEFADALMVSHSADREDEDDNLDLDQDIVASAFTHFSSKSHHQDDEHTSEETQPEPAVQSEPKLQSQTKPEPEVQTEAKPEPETKPEPEVQSEAEPQVETKPEPEAIPEPEVQPQPEAESNTEAKPEPEVEPQPEAESNTEPGPAEVLNEAPEVKEVSLTDDLKQPPETEAPPTSVATPPAAGPSKKKKKKTGRNL